Proteins encoded in a region of the Dehalococcoidia bacterium genome:
- a CDS encoding VOC family protein, producing MAEEAALPDAAPPAGIPPVAGPAVRSISALTLATHAMARSVAFYRALGFVLHYGGENASFSSFYVGTSHLNLIAVPPETRLSWWGRAVFYVSDVDAFHAGAVAAGLHPETAPADAPWGERFFHILDPDGHELSFAEPIVDRGRRA from the coding sequence ATGGCAGAAGAAGCAGCGCTTCCTGACGCGGCGCCGCCCGCCGGTATCCCTCCGGTGGCCGGCCCTGCGGTGCGCTCGATCAGCGCGCTCACGCTGGCGACGCACGCGATGGCGCGCTCCGTTGCCTTCTACCGCGCCCTCGGCTTCGTGCTGCACTACGGCGGCGAAAACGCCAGCTTCAGCAGCTTCTACGTGGGCACGTCGCACCTGAACCTGATCGCCGTGCCGCCGGAGACGCGGCTCTCGTGGTGGGGCCGCGCCGTCTTCTACGTCTCGGATGTGGATGCTTTCCACGCGGGCGCCGTCGCGGCCGGGCTGCACCCGGAGACGGCGCCGGCCGATGCGCCCTGGGGCGAGCGCTTCTTCCACATCCTCGACCCCGACGGCCACGAGCTGAGCTTCGCCGAGCCGATCGTCGATCGCGGCCGCCGAGCCTGA
- a CDS encoding NAD-dependent epimerase/dehydratase family protein yields the protein MTVLVTGAGGFLGRNLVHNLLDDGFAVAGVDNFITSDRRDMVSLAGRPGFAFAELDITRPEFGAFAGKLGQIEAVYHLACPTGVPNTGPLAYEMMTTCYEGSKAALEIARAHGAPALLTSTAEVYGNPLVVPQSETYSGNVDPLGARKGYEEGKRAAEALFAIYHERYGVAAKIVRVFNTYGPGMCLDDTRVIPAFLKAALSGQALTMHGAGGQTRCYTYAGDMVNGIRLAMAKGAPARAYNLGSQQPVTVRDLAGLVLRLTGSLSSIISIDRPSHDHDSRLPDTTRAHTELGWSRGVELEDGLRASIADFRRRMGLGEEHATGRETAVRVA from the coding sequence ATGACGGTCCTCGTCACCGGCGCCGGCGGCTTCCTCGGCCGCAACCTCGTGCACAACCTGCTGGACGATGGCTTCGCCGTGGCCGGCGTGGACAACTTCATCACCAGCGACCGGCGGGATATGGTCTCGCTGGCTGGCCGGCCGGGATTCGCGTTCGCCGAGCTGGACATCACCAGGCCGGAGTTTGGCGCCTTTGCCGGCAAGCTTGGCCAGATCGAGGCGGTCTATCATCTCGCCTGCCCGACGGGCGTGCCCAACACGGGCCCGCTTGCCTACGAGATGATGACCACCTGCTATGAGGGCAGCAAAGCGGCGCTGGAGATCGCCCGGGCGCACGGCGCCCCCGCTCTGCTCACCTCTACCGCCGAGGTGTACGGCAATCCGCTGGTAGTTCCGCAGAGCGAAACGTACAGCGGCAACGTCGACCCGCTGGGCGCCCGCAAGGGCTACGAGGAGGGCAAGCGCGCGGCCGAGGCGCTGTTCGCCATCTATCACGAGCGCTATGGCGTTGCGGCGAAGATCGTGCGCGTCTTCAACACCTACGGCCCGGGCATGTGCCTCGACGATACGCGCGTGATTCCGGCGTTCCTCAAGGCCGCGCTCAGCGGGCAGGCGCTGACCATGCACGGCGCCGGCGGCCAGACGCGTTGCTACACCTACGCCGGCGACATGGTGAACGGCATCCGCCTGGCGATGGCGAAGGGCGCGCCGGCGCGGGCCTACAACCTGGGATCGCAACAGCCGGTGACGGTGCGCGATCTGGCCGGGCTGGTTCTGCGGCTCACCGGCTCGCTCAGCTCAATTATCTCGATCGACCGGCCGAGCCACGATCACGATTCGCGCCTGCCCGACACAACGCGGGCGCACACCGAGCTGGGCTGGAGCCGCGGCGTCGAACTGGAGGACGGACTGCGGGCATCGATCGCCGACTTTCGGCGGCGGATGGGGCTCGGCGAGGAGCATGCGACCGGCAGGGAGACGGCGGTTCGCGTGGCGTGA
- the merB gene encoding organomercurial lyase, with the protein MTEVALLDRAFAAITARMVATGQAPHYAELAAELGLDVEAGRQTLRDLIETGIPAWLHPGTDYIVSFPPFHNLPTQYRVTVEGEQRWFAQCGFEALAVRWLFPGKRVQIDAPCLDCGEPLRVLMRDELIAVADPETIVGYSRSQVGGAAETRAWR; encoded by the coding sequence GTGACCGAGGTGGCGCTGTTGGACCGGGCGTTCGCGGCGATCACCGCCCGCATGGTGGCCACGGGCCAGGCGCCCCATTACGCGGAGCTGGCCGCCGAGCTTGGCCTCGACGTGGAAGCGGGGCGGCAAACCCTGCGCGACCTGATCGAGACCGGCATTCCCGCCTGGCTTCATCCCGGCACCGACTACATCGTCTCCTTTCCGCCGTTTCACAACCTGCCGACGCAGTACCGGGTTACCGTCGAGGGTGAGCAGCGCTGGTTTGCGCAGTGCGGCTTCGAGGCGCTGGCCGTGCGCTGGCTCTTTCCCGGCAAACGCGTGCAGATCGACGCGCCGTGCCTCGACTGCGGCGAGCCGCTGCGCGTCCTGATGCGCGACGAGTTGATCGCCGTGGCCGACCCGGAGACGATCGTCGGCTACTCGCGCAGCCAGGTCGGAGGCGCGGCCGAGACGCGGGCGTGGCGTTGA
- a CDS encoding alpha/beta fold hydrolase — MPAARVNGIDLYYEEAGAGTPLVFSHEFAGSVESWEPQLDFFARRYRCIAYNHRGYPPSTVPDDPAAYSEEQLVDDLRGLLDALEIQRAHICGLSMGGAVALKFAIAHPDRCLGVVVAGAGGGSGNREQWQRDALTTIRTFEEQGTAAVAEFYTRGPARVQYLRKDPRGWQRFYDLFRGHSARGSALTMRGVQLKRRTVFEVEDELARIQPSVCIMVGDEDETCLEPALLMKRRIPNAGLWILPKSGHAINLEEPGLFNDALLAFLTAVEQGRWLPRAEVSTSLLPAGVAAERG; from the coding sequence ATGCCGGCAGCGCGCGTGAACGGCATCGATCTATACTACGAGGAGGCGGGCGCGGGCACACCGCTGGTCTTCAGCCACGAGTTCGCCGGCAGCGTCGAAAGCTGGGAGCCACAGCTCGACTTCTTCGCGCGCCGCTACCGCTGCATCGCCTACAACCACCGCGGCTATCCGCCGTCGACGGTTCCGGACGATCCCGCGGCGTACTCCGAAGAGCAACTGGTGGACGACCTGCGCGGGCTGCTGGACGCGCTCGAGATCCAGCGTGCGCATATCTGCGGACTCTCCATGGGCGGCGCCGTGGCGCTCAAGTTCGCGATCGCGCACCCCGATCGCTGCCTCGGCGTGGTTGTCGCCGGCGCGGGCGGCGGCTCCGGCAATCGCGAGCAGTGGCAGCGCGACGCGCTCACCACGATCCGCACCTTTGAAGAGCAGGGGACGGCGGCCGTCGCCGAGTTCTACACACGCGGACCGGCGCGCGTCCAGTATTTGCGCAAGGACCCGCGCGGCTGGCAGCGCTTCTACGACCTGTTCCGCGGGCACTCGGCGCGGGGCTCGGCGCTGACAATGCGCGGCGTGCAGCTGAAGCGCCGCACCGTGTTCGAGGTCGAAGACGAGCTGGCGCGCATCCAGCCGTCCGTCTGCATCATGGTGGGCGACGAAGACGAAACCTGCCTCGAGCCGGCGCTGCTGATGAAACGCCGCATCCCCAACGCGGGGCTGTGGATCCTGCCGAAATCGGGCCATGCGATCAACCTGGAGGAGCCCGGCCTCTTCAACGACGCGCTGCTGGCGTTCCTCACCGCCGTCGAGCAGGGGCGTTGGCTGCCGCGCGCTGAGGTCAGCACCTCGCTGCTGCCCGCCGGCGTTGCCGCCGAGCGAGGGTGA
- a CDS encoding HdeD family acid-resistance protein, protein MAARSTPETVVHQLVEGWWLVLLFGVASIAAGVIMLVWPGIGIVSLAWVAGIFLLVDGVFELLTALSPRSEGRGMLAILGALSVIAGLFLVRHPIASVAAIALLLGAWFIVMGAVRLVEAFGPFEGQRLWMLLVAVLELIFGIIVVSDVGIGVAALAAIVGIGFILRGLAMVMAGWTLRSLSSARGTISTEMHRA, encoded by the coding sequence ATGGCAGCCCGATCAACGCCCGAGACAGTCGTGCACCAGCTCGTCGAGGGCTGGTGGCTCGTGCTTCTCTTCGGAGTAGCGAGCATCGCCGCCGGGGTGATCATGCTGGTCTGGCCGGGGATCGGCATCGTCTCGCTCGCCTGGGTCGCCGGCATCTTTCTGCTCGTCGACGGCGTGTTCGAGCTGCTCACCGCGCTGAGTCCGCGCAGCGAGGGCCGCGGTATGCTGGCGATTCTCGGCGCGCTCAGCGTGATTGCAGGGCTGTTTCTCGTGCGCCACCCGATCGCCAGCGTCGCGGCGATCGCGCTGCTGCTGGGCGCCTGGTTCATCGTGATGGGCGCGGTGCGCCTGGTCGAGGCGTTCGGCCCGTTCGAGGGGCAGCGTCTCTGGATGCTCCTGGTTGCCGTCCTTGAGCTGATCTTCGGCATCATCGTCGTGTCGGATGTGGGCATCGGCGTGGCGGCGCTGGCTGCCATCGTGGGTATCGGCTTCATCCTGCGTGGGCTCGCCATGGTGATGGCGGGCTGGACGCTGCGCTCGCTGTCTTCCGCCCGCGGGACAATCTCCACGGAGATGCATCGGGCGTAA
- a CDS encoding nucleotide sugar dehydrogenase: protein MAADLRTLESRIRSRKAVVGVVGQGYVGFPLAQRIAQSGYKTYGFDLNGDTVVRCEQENKSGRYRAVMTVLALRPCDVLVVAVPTPTRFTGAAYEPDLAMVISAVRSLVNHVLDETRPRLVLLESTYAPGTTRNVVAPIIAERHALGETVLLGYSPERIDPGNTRFHLENTPKITSGMDVTAAELAQLFYASFVEHAVPATSMEAAEATKILENTFRFINITFAQEFDAYCERAGISAHEVVSLAATKPFGFMPFYAGPGIGGHCIAEDPYFLYQAMLDSGSEAGMLAAGLRNHEQRAGVIVERIARAIGRPLAGAHILLLGVSYKPNIGDARRSPAMPILQLLEAAGAIVDYHDPHVARFADRASTDLASASPERYDLAVLLTEHRGVDYAALEAAGWRLWNAHGRTMPHAAQAAEARSHRLSEFVRRSRGLRLAEDRS from the coding sequence ATGGCTGCGGATCTGCGCACCCTAGAGAGCCGAATCCGCAGCCGCAAGGCCGTGGTCGGCGTAGTCGGCCAGGGTTACGTCGGTTTTCCGCTGGCGCAGCGCATCGCACAAAGCGGTTACAAGACCTACGGCTTCGACCTCAACGGCGACACCGTGGTGCGTTGCGAGCAGGAGAATAAGTCTGGCCGCTATCGCGCGGTGATGACGGTGCTGGCGCTGCGCCCCTGTGATGTGCTGGTCGTGGCCGTGCCGACGCCTACGCGCTTCACCGGCGCCGCCTACGAGCCCGACCTGGCGATGGTGATCTCTGCGGTACGCTCGCTCGTCAACCACGTGTTGGACGAAACCCGGCCGCGCCTGGTCCTGCTGGAGAGCACCTACGCCCCCGGCACCACACGTAACGTCGTAGCGCCAATCATCGCCGAACGGCACGCCCTGGGCGAGACGGTGCTGCTCGGCTACTCGCCCGAGCGGATCGACCCGGGCAACACCCGCTTCCACCTCGAAAACACACCGAAGATTACCAGCGGCATGGACGTCACCGCGGCCGAGCTGGCGCAGCTCTTCTACGCCAGCTTCGTCGAGCACGCGGTGCCTGCCACCTCCATGGAGGCGGCGGAGGCGACCAAGATCCTCGAAAACACCTTCCGCTTCATCAACATTACCTTCGCCCAGGAGTTCGACGCCTACTGCGAGCGGGCAGGGATCAGCGCCCACGAGGTGGTGAGCCTGGCCGCGACCAAGCCGTTCGGCTTCATGCCCTTCTACGCGGGGCCTGGCATCGGCGGGCACTGCATCGCCGAGGACCCGTACTTCCTCTACCAGGCGATGCTGGACAGCGGCAGCGAGGCGGGCATGCTGGCGGCGGGTCTGCGCAACCACGAGCAGCGCGCGGGCGTGATCGTCGAGCGCATCGCCCGTGCCATTGGCCGCCCGCTGGCGGGCGCCCACATCCTGCTGCTGGGCGTGAGCTACAAGCCGAACATCGGCGACGCGCGGCGATCGCCCGCGATGCCGATCCTACAACTGCTCGAAGCCGCCGGCGCCATCGTGGACTATCACGACCCGCACGTGGCGCGGTTTGCCGACCGCGCCTCGACCGACCTCGCCAGCGCCAGCCCCGAGCGCTACGACCTGGCGGTGCTGCTCACCGAGCACCGCGGCGTCGACTACGCCGCGCTTGAGGCCGCGGGTTGGAGGCTGTGGAACGCCCATGGCCGCACCATGCCGCACGCCGCCCAGGCTGCCGAGGCTCGCTCGCACCGGCTGAGCGAGTTCGTGCGCCGCTCCAGGGGGCTGCGCCTGGCGGAGGATCGGTCATGA
- a CDS encoding LLM class flavin-dependent oxidoreductase, with amino-acid sequence MQTSLFYLPSIGSRQEIEQGMAGLRPDLYQRMLAELKEQAQLGDELGYDSISFTEHHFHIEGFEISNNPVMLDLFIAMHTKRIRVGQLGIVLPAQNPLRVAEDIAMLDHMSGGRANAGFARGYQRRWVDVMAQQMHGIHGATPGQHDAIDQANRQAFEEHFRIIKQAWTQDMLQFEGKNWQIPPPDTPWDLDATRQWGAGLDEENIVRAIGVVPNPLQQPHPPIFQPFASSENTIRWCAREGVTAILPAMRLELQNHLYEVYREEAAAHGRALQQGDGLGVLRDVIVCDSDEEAQELWSYGAAFCGSAWFAPFHFGDVLRGPDGVAPSREEMLQNGMLLVGSPDTVSRQLERLQADTPVNWVFAWMYNGLVPHAKLLRSMELYATKVLPRFS; translated from the coding sequence GTGCAAACCAGTCTCTTCTACTTGCCGTCGATCGGCTCGCGCCAGGAGATCGAGCAGGGCATGGCCGGACTGCGGCCCGATCTCTACCAGCGCATGCTGGCTGAGCTGAAGGAGCAGGCGCAGCTCGGCGACGAGCTGGGCTACGACTCGATCTCCTTCACCGAGCACCACTTTCACATCGAGGGATTCGAGATCTCGAACAACCCGGTGATGCTGGACCTCTTCATCGCCATGCACACCAAGCGCATCCGTGTGGGACAGCTCGGCATCGTGCTGCCGGCGCAGAATCCGCTGCGCGTGGCGGAAGACATCGCCATGCTCGACCACATGAGCGGTGGCCGCGCCAACGCCGGCTTCGCCCGCGGCTATCAGCGCCGCTGGGTGGACGTGATGGCGCAGCAGATGCACGGCATCCATGGCGCCACGCCCGGCCAGCACGACGCGATCGACCAGGCGAACCGCCAGGCGTTCGAGGAACACTTCCGCATCATCAAGCAGGCCTGGACGCAGGACATGCTGCAGTTCGAAGGCAAGAACTGGCAGATCCCGCCGCCGGACACGCCCTGGGACCTGGACGCGACGCGCCAGTGGGGCGCCGGGCTGGACGAGGAGAACATCGTGCGGGCGATCGGCGTCGTGCCCAATCCGCTGCAGCAGCCACACCCGCCGATCTTCCAGCCGTTCGCTTCCAGCGAGAACACGATCCGCTGGTGCGCCCGCGAAGGCGTCACCGCGATCCTGCCGGCCATGCGGCTGGAGCTGCAGAACCATCTCTACGAGGTCTACCGCGAAGAGGCCGCCGCCCACGGCCGCGCCTTGCAGCAGGGCGACGGCCTCGGCGTGCTGCGCGACGTGATCGTCTGCGACTCGGACGAAGAGGCGCAGGAGCTGTGGTCGTACGGCGCGGCCTTCTGCGGCTCGGCCTGGTTCGCGCCGTTCCACTTCGGCGACGTGCTGCGCGGCCCGGATGGGGTCGCGCCCTCGCGCGAGGAGATGCTGCAAAACGGCATGCTGCTGGTCGGCAGCCCGGATACCGTCAGCCGGCAGCTCGAACGGCTGCAGGCGGACACGCCGGTGAACTGGGTCTTCGCCTGGATGTACAACGGCCTGGTGCCGCACGCAAAGCTGCTGCGCTCGATGGAGCTCTATGCAACGAAGGTGTTGCCGCGCTTCTCATGA
- a CDS encoding serine hydrolase domain-containing protein has product MTTTNTAVNAKVQELVERQLAEGQQLGVQVAAYLHGEPIVAVCAGQMGPDDPRPVRPDTLFNCFSTTKGVAAAALHILADRGQIDYDAPVARYWPEFAANGKERVTVAQAMSHQAGLYAMPPGANVDFLADWQAGLDWIANSTPAWEPGTATGYHAMTYAWIVGGIVQGASGRHIKDVIREEIAAPLGVQDEMFVGIPDGVEDRLAVLKLGPRPEQPPAMPPDHPMLQAMPPNLGLTVFNEMRVRRACLPSANGHFSARALARMYAALANGGQIDGVRLVSPERIAQMQRVITSDVDRVLMLPMRKGIGFWMGGQIGPLPSVRGPRITAFGHDGAGGSSAFADPEVGLAVAVVPNLMQLTLTAEGPTLAICNLIRAELGLG; this is encoded by the coding sequence TTGACCACCACGAACACCGCCGTCAACGCCAAAGTGCAGGAGCTGGTCGAGCGACAGCTTGCGGAGGGCCAGCAGCTCGGCGTGCAGGTGGCGGCCTATCTGCACGGCGAGCCGATCGTCGCGGTGTGCGCCGGCCAGATGGGGCCGGATGACCCGCGGCCGGTGCGGCCAGACACGCTCTTCAACTGCTTCTCGACCACCAAGGGCGTGGCTGCCGCCGCGCTGCACATCCTCGCCGACCGCGGTCAGATCGACTACGATGCGCCGGTTGCCCGCTACTGGCCGGAGTTCGCCGCCAACGGCAAGGAGCGCGTCACCGTCGCGCAGGCGATGAGCCACCAGGCCGGTCTCTATGCCATGCCGCCCGGCGCCAACGTCGACTTCCTGGCCGATTGGCAGGCCGGCCTCGACTGGATCGCCAATAGCACGCCGGCCTGGGAGCCGGGCACGGCCACGGGCTACCATGCCATGACCTACGCCTGGATCGTGGGCGGCATCGTGCAGGGCGCGTCCGGGCGGCACATCAAGGACGTGATCCGCGAGGAGATCGCCGCGCCGCTCGGCGTGCAGGACGAGATGTTTGTCGGCATTCCCGACGGCGTAGAAGATCGTCTGGCCGTGCTGAAGCTTGGCCCGCGCCCGGAGCAGCCGCCGGCCATGCCGCCCGACCACCCGATGTTGCAGGCGATGCCCCCGAACCTGGGCCTGACCGTATTCAACGAGATGCGTGTGCGCCGCGCTTGCCTGCCCTCGGCCAACGGGCACTTCAGCGCTCGCGCCCTGGCGCGGATGTACGCGGCGCTGGCCAACGGCGGGCAGATCGACGGCGTGCGGCTGGTTTCGCCCGAGCGTATCGCGCAGATGCAGCGCGTGATCACCAGCGACGTGGACCGTGTGCTGATGCTGCCCATGCGCAAGGGCATCGGCTTCTGGATGGGCGGCCAGATCGGGCCGCTGCCGTCGGTGCGCGGCCCGCGCATTACCGCCTTCGGGCACGACGGCGCCGGCGGCTCCTCGGCCTTCGCCGATCCCGAGGTCGGGCTCGCCGTGGCCGTGGTGCCGAACCTGATGCAGCTCACGCTGACCGCGGAAGGGCCGACGCTGGCGATCTGCAACCTGATCCGCGCCGAGCTGGGCCTCGGCTGA
- a CDS encoding AMP-binding protein, translated as MTTLDPSALATLYPRHALSDMLAETARRLPDKPAFIDTAGNTFSFARVWKAARGLARFLQVRDRLQKGETVAVFSPNCPEFAVALHGALLAGAKVTPLNPLYREREVEHQLDDAEAVVIFAHSSLLPPVSGVQGHLPRVRAVHAIEEVWALAEAEPGEPAVVTIDPLNDLALLPYSSGTTGLPKGVMLTHYNLTSNIRQSIATGLAKEDAVLLAFLPFYHIYGATLLLNAPLAVGATCVIMPRFDAEQTLALIEQHGVTDLFVAPPALLALVHHPAAATRRHDSLRFILSGAAPLPAEVSNLALQRFGCPVIQGYGMTEASPVTNAQRPGSIVPGSVGAAIENTEEKVVDRETFEPIARGEVGELLIRGPQIMRGYWKSPAATEETLLPGGWLRSGDIARMDAKGEVFILDRAKEMIKYKGYQIAPAELESLIMEHPAVLDAAVTPKPAGADGEQPKAYVVLKPQQQASADELLAFVAQRVAPYKKLREVEFVAAIPKNPSGKILRRVLIEQERARAGQ; from the coding sequence ATGACCACGCTTGATCCTTCCGCCCTCGCCACGCTCTATCCGCGCCATGCGCTCTCCGACATGCTGGCCGAGACGGCGCGGCGGCTGCCCGACAAGCCCGCCTTCATTGACACGGCCGGCAACACCTTCAGCTTCGCGCGCGTCTGGAAGGCGGCGCGCGGCCTCGCCCGCTTCCTGCAGGTTCGGGATCGCCTGCAGAAGGGTGAGACGGTGGCCGTCTTCTCGCCGAACTGCCCCGAGTTCGCCGTGGCGCTGCACGGCGCACTGCTCGCCGGCGCCAAGGTCACGCCGCTCAACCCGCTCTACCGCGAGCGCGAGGTCGAGCACCAGCTCGACGATGCCGAGGCCGTGGTCATCTTCGCGCACAGCTCGCTGCTGCCGCCGGTGAGCGGCGTTCAAGGCCATCTGCCACGCGTGCGCGCCGTGCACGCGATCGAGGAGGTCTGGGCGCTGGCGGAAGCGGAGCCGGGCGAGCCGGCGGTGGTGACGATCGACCCGCTCAACGACCTGGCCCTCCTGCCCTATTCGAGCGGAACCACCGGCCTGCCCAAGGGCGTGATGCTGACGCACTACAACCTCACGTCGAATATTCGCCAGTCGATCGCCACCGGCCTGGCCAAAGAGGACGCGGTGCTGCTGGCCTTCCTGCCCTTCTACCACATCTACGGCGCCACGCTGCTGCTCAATGCGCCGCTGGCCGTGGGCGCCACCTGCGTGATCATGCCGCGCTTCGACGCCGAGCAAACGCTGGCGCTGATCGAGCAGCACGGCGTCACCGACCTGTTCGTGGCGCCACCGGCGTTGCTGGCGCTGGTGCACCACCCCGCGGCCGCCACCCGCCGGCACGATTCGTTGCGCTTCATTCTTTCCGGTGCGGCGCCGCTGCCGGCCGAGGTTTCGAACCTGGCGCTGCAGCGCTTCGGCTGCCCGGTGATCCAGGGCTACGGTATGACCGAGGCCAGCCCGGTGACCAATGCGCAGCGGCCCGGCAGCATCGTGCCCGGCTCGGTCGGCGCGGCGATCGAGAATACGGAGGAGAAGGTCGTCGATCGCGAGACGTTTGAACCGATCGCGCGCGGCGAAGTGGGCGAGCTGCTGATCCGCGGTCCGCAGATCATGCGCGGCTACTGGAAGAGCCCGGCGGCCACGGAGGAGACGTTGCTGCCCGGCGGCTGGCTGCGCAGCGGCGACATCGCGCGCATGGACGCGAAGGGCGAGGTCTTCATCCTCGACCGTGCCAAGGAGATGATCAAGTACAAGGGCTACCAGATCGCGCCGGCCGAGCTGGAGTCGCTGATCATGGAGCACCCCGCCGTGCTGGACGCGGCGGTGACGCCGAAGCCGGCGGGCGCCGACGGCGAACAGCCGAAGGCGTATGTGGTGCTGAAGCCGCAGCAGCAGGCGAGCGCGGACGAGCTGCTCGCCTTCGTGGCCCAGCGTGTGGCGCCCTACAAGAAGCTGCGCGAAGTGGAGTTTGTCGCCGCGATTCCGAAGAACCCCTCCGGCAAGATCCTGCGCCGCGTGCTGATCGAGCAGGAGCGGGCAAGGGCGGGGCAGTGA
- a CDS encoding glycosyltransferase family 2 protein codes for MLYTVGFVILACIAAGGFGWLAERRRRADLAPSRLAGAVELSGHVGRARGLRRWFGRQPALVIPPGVCAAVIPAHNEEAVIAATLRSVVQVWQREDVFVFCDNCSDRTAEIARRYLPEANVLVGERQFGKSRGLEHVLSNHVFPREYVYVSVIDADTTVDPAFLQNTLQVLRYTDIACAVGQVRSRWHANNLISVYRTYVYTLWQLIYKRLQSYTNSVTIASGCSTTWKTRVLKQLTFDHRMSTEDFSLTMQVHRQRLGKIKYVPSAVVATQDPFTIDSYQRQMYRWDRAWWESVRRYQVGLRWFHMRNGLPTGVSVLDISTVLLTLDIAVYMLTVLALPVLLIHPVQLHVWFFDVQSRSAVLHLFAWQYGSVLLTALVVSFVTRRPRVLYYSPLFLFLLYVDIIVTFRAVGSTVRSQYQQLKTAAGNTDASIWTSPERRQEV; via the coding sequence ATGCTGTACACGGTTGGCTTCGTGATTCTGGCATGCATCGCGGCGGGCGGCTTCGGCTGGCTGGCCGAGCGGCGCCGGCGCGCCGACCTGGCGCCGTCGCGGCTGGCGGGAGCCGTCGAACTGTCGGGGCATGTCGGGCGCGCCCGCGGTCTGCGCCGCTGGTTCGGCCGGCAACCCGCCCTGGTGATACCCCCGGGCGTTTGCGCGGCCGTCATCCCGGCGCATAACGAGGAGGCCGTGATCGCCGCGACGCTGCGTTCCGTGGTGCAGGTCTGGCAACGGGAGGACGTGTTCGTCTTCTGCGACAACTGCTCGGATCGCACGGCGGAAATCGCTCGTCGGTATCTGCCCGAGGCCAACGTGCTGGTGGGCGAACGGCAGTTCGGCAAGTCGCGTGGGCTGGAGCACGTGCTCTCGAACCACGTGTTTCCCCGCGAGTACGTGTACGTCTCGGTCATTGACGCCGACACCACCGTCGATCCGGCGTTCCTGCAGAACACGCTGCAGGTGCTGCGCTATACGGACATCGCCTGCGCCGTCGGCCAGGTGCGCTCGCGCTGGCATGCGAACAACCTGATCTCCGTGTATCGCACCTACGTCTACACCTTGTGGCAGCTCATCTACAAGCGGCTCCAGAGCTACACCAACTCGGTTACGATCGCGTCGGGCTGCAGCACGACGTGGAAGACGCGGGTGCTCAAACAGCTCACGTTCGATCACCGCATGTCTACCGAGGACTTCAGCCTGACCATGCAGGTGCACCGTCAGCGGTTGGGCAAGATCAAGTACGTGCCTTCAGCCGTGGTTGCCACCCAGGATCCGTTCACGATCGATTCCTATCAACGGCAGATGTACCGCTGGGATCGCGCCTGGTGGGAGTCGGTTCGCAGATACCAGGTGGGGCTGCGCTGGTTCCACATGCGCAACGGGCTGCCCACGGGCGTGAGCGTCCTCGATATCTCCACCGTCTTGCTGACGCTTGATATCGCGGTTTACATGCTGACCGTCCTCGCGCTGCCGGTGCTGCTCATTCACCCCGTGCAACTGCACGTCTGGTTCTTCGACGTGCAGAGCCGGTCGGCGGTGCTGCATCTGTTCGCCTGGCAGTACGGCAGTGTGCTGTTGACGGCGCTTGTCGTCAGCTTTGTCACGCGCAGGCCGCGCGTCCTTTACTACAGTCCACTGTTCCTGTTCTTGCTGTACGTGGACATCATCGTGACCTTCCGGGCGGTGGGCAGCACGGTCCGGAGCCAATATCAGCAGCTCAAGACGGCTGCCGGCAATACGGACGCTTCCATTTGGACGAGCCCCGAGAGAAGGCAGGAGGTTTAG
- a CDS encoding VOC family protein: MAGTYLDVVSVPVGDQDRARAFYTEVLGFQPRADMTMADGLRWVQLAPAGGGASITLVTWFETMPPGSLKGIVLAAEDIRKTYEECAGRGLRWNGPIEEASWGTFATFDDPDGNGWVVVQAQPAA; encoded by the coding sequence ATGGCCGGAACGTATCTCGATGTTGTCTCGGTGCCCGTCGGCGACCAGGACCGCGCCAGGGCGTTTTACACGGAGGTGCTCGGCTTCCAGCCGCGGGCCGACATGACCATGGCCGACGGCCTGCGCTGGGTGCAGCTCGCGCCGGCGGGCGGCGGCGCCTCGATCACGCTCGTGACCTGGTTTGAGACCATGCCGCCCGGCTCGCTCAAGGGGATCGTGCTGGCGGCGGAGGACATCCGCAAGACGTACGAGGAATGCGCGGGGCGCGGCCTGCGCTGGAACGGGCCGATCGAGGAGGCGTCCTGGGGGACCTTCGCCACCTTCGACGACCCCGACGGCAACGGCTGGGTGGTGGTCCAGGCGCAGCCGGCCGCTTGA